The Rhineura floridana isolate rRhiFlo1 chromosome 15, rRhiFlo1.hap2, whole genome shotgun sequence genome window below encodes:
- the FBXO46 gene encoding F-box only protein 46: MDQDTFSHIQLWCPRPFGTYSQNKQRTGGQVKKTFGDFACKAKGEEESGGGEACSENTPPAPPPPPPPPTVSPSPDQVEEGRVLLDTWYVIKPGNTKEKIAFFVAHQCSSSGSRASAMKVKGNWGSGSSKAKRRRRSHDPSKSKACPVKVKDGSSKEAEDVCLCPESQAEPAGGDSADLLSVAEMVALVEQRTALALQNYSRPSPPAAPAPPSPMVFVSTEQEHGEGGEKKAPSLGGGSDCSRVAEAVAHFESQQQEQNVLRQNGLCRESPECVANSQHSPGEVRIAFRISSSRDPRSPTEGGSSPRPNCMFMSCGGSPTGNATRAKDKITCDLYQLISPSRDTLPNSVDFLLANASPKGTDGSGNEPPDVEMTCGESQSGSGKLDAIPENGRASGEKMVGPATTVPRDCVSGFHVDVVVTGVVDQCVFFGKDSTKNMKEETVCLTVGSPTQEGLCSSCDDPPPGQLFFLHTQIPRQEDSRDVDSRFLDPANSSEGGLERTDGSGLEPASSDTSLCRLYRHVSHDFLEIRFKIQRLLEPRQYMLLLPDHIMVKIFSYLPTQSLAALKCSCHYFKYIIETFGVLATDSKWNRDPLYRDDPCKQCKKHYEKGDVSLCRWHPKPYHHDLPYGRSYWMCCRRTDKETPGCRVGLHDNNWVQPCDMLRERAARREDGR; this comes from the coding sequence ATGGATCAGGACACCTTCTCCCACATCCAGCTATGGTGCCCTCGTCCGTTTGGCACCTACTCCCAGAACAAGCAGCGCACGGGGGGCCAGGTGAAAAAGACCTTTGGGGACTTTGCCTGCAAAgccaagggagaggaggagagcggCGGCGGCGAGGCCTGTTCGGAGAACACGCCGCCCGcccctcctccaccacctccacccCCCACGGTCTCCCCCAGCCCCGACCAGGTGGAGGAGGGGCGCGTGCTCTTGGACACGTGGTACGTGATCAAGCCAGGCAACACCAAGGAGAAGATTGCCTTTTTCGTAGCCCACCAGTGCAGCAGCAGCGGGAGCCGAGCTAGCGCCATGAAGGTCAAAGGGAACTGGGGGAGCGGCAGCTCCAAGGCCAAGCGCCGGCGGAGGTCCCATGACCCCAGCAAGAGCAAAGCATGCCCGGTCAAGGTGAAGGATGGCAGCAGCAAGGAAGCCGAGGACGTGTGCCTTTGCCCGGAGTCCCAGGCCGAGCCGGCTGGCGGGGACTCCGCTGATCTGCTCTCAGTAGCCGAGATGGTGGCTTTGGTGGAGCAACGCACAGCACTGGCGCTGCAGAACTACTCCAGACCAAGCCCGCCTGCCGCACCGGCACCGCCGTCTCCCATGGTGTTTGTGTCCACGGAGCAAGAGcatggggagggtggggagaagaAAGCGCCCTCGTTGGGGGGTGGCTCAGACTGCAGCCGGGTGGCTGAGGCCGTCGCCCACTTCGAGtcgcagcagcaggagcagaatGTCTTGCGTCAGAACGGCCTCTGCCGGGAGTCGCCGGAGTGCGTGGCCAACTCCCAGCACAGCCCCGGTGAAGTCCGCATTGCCTTCCGCATCTCTAGCAGCCGGGACCCCCGTTCGCCCACTGAGGGTGGCTCCAGCCCTCGCCCCAATTGCATGTTCATGAGCTGCGGAGGTTCGCCGACAGGCAACGCGACCCGTGCCAAAGACAAGATCACCTGCGACCTCTACCAGCTCATCAGCCCTTCCCGAGACACCCTCCCCAATAGCGTGGACTTCCTGCTGGCCAATGCCTCCCCAAAAGGGACTGACGGGTCTGGTAATGAGCCCCCAGATGTAGAGATGACGTGCGGAGAGAGCCAAAGTGGCTCTGGTAAACTGGATGCCATCCCGGAGAATGGCCGGGCCAGTGGGGAGAAGATGGTAGGCCCGGCCACCACTGTGCCCAGGGACTGCGTCTCTGGCTTCCACGTTGACGTGGTGGTCACGGGCGTGGTGGACCAGTGTGTCTTCTTTGGCAAAGACAGTACCAAGAATATGAAGGAGGAGACTGTCTGCTTGACGGTGGGCTCCCCAACCCAAGAAGGGCTGTGCTCGTCCTGCGATGACCCCCCGCCGGGGCAGCTCTTCTTCCTCCACACCCAGATCCCTCGGCAGGAGGACAGCCGAGATGTGGACAGCCGCTTTTTGGACCCCGCAAACAGCAGCGAGGGAGGACTCGAGCGGACCGACGGGTCCGGGCTGGAGCCAGCATCCTCGGATACCTCCCTCTGCCGCCTCTACCGCCACGTCTCCCACGACTTCCTGGAGATCCGCTTCAAGATCCAACGCTTGCTGGAGCCCCGGCAGTACATGCTGCTCCTCCCTGACCATATCATGGTGAAGATCTTCAGCTACCTGCCCACGCAGTCGCTGGCCGCCTTAAAGTGCTCCTGCCACTATTTCAAGTACATCATTGAGACATTTGGCGTGCTGGCCACAGACTCCAAGTGGAACAGGGACCCCTTGTACCGCGACGACCCCTGCAAGCAGTGCAAGAAGCACTACGAGAAGGGGGACGTCTCACTCTGCCGGTGGCACCCCAAACCCTACCATCACGACCTGCCTTACGGACGCTCATACTGGATGTGCTGCCGGCGGACGGACAAGGAGACGCCCGGCTGCCGGGTGGGACTGCATGACAACAACTGGGTGCAGCCCTGTGACATGCTGCGGGAGCGGGCGGCCCGGAGGGAGGACGGGAGGTGA